A genomic stretch from Enterobacter oligotrophicus includes:
- the folP gene encoding dihydropteroate synthase — protein sequence MKLFAQDSHLDLSHPHVMGILNVTPDSFSDGGTHNTLIDAVKHANLMINAGATIIDVGGESTRPGAADVSVEEELARVVPVVEAIAQRFEVWISVDTSKPEVIREVARVGAHIINDIRSLTEPGALEAAAETGLPVCLMHMQGQPKTMQDAPKYADVFADVNRFFIEHIERCERAGIAKEKLLLDPGFGFGKNLSHNYELLARLSEFHHFGLPLLVGMSRKSMIGQLLNVGPGERLSGSLACAVIAAMQGAHIIRVHDVKETVEAMRVVEATLAAKENKRYE from the coding sequence ATGAAATTATTCGCCCAGGACTCGCATCTCGATCTCTCACACCCACATGTGATGGGTATCCTGAATGTTACCCCTGACTCCTTCTCAGACGGCGGCACGCATAACACGCTTATCGACGCGGTTAAACATGCGAATTTGATGATTAACGCGGGTGCCACCATCATTGATGTCGGCGGCGAATCGACGCGTCCTGGTGCAGCGGATGTTTCTGTAGAAGAAGAACTGGCTCGCGTAGTGCCCGTGGTTGAGGCCATCGCGCAGCGGTTTGAAGTGTGGATCTCCGTCGACACATCCAAGCCTGAAGTGATCCGCGAAGTGGCGAGAGTGGGCGCTCACATTATTAATGATATTCGCTCGTTAACGGAGCCGGGCGCGCTTGAGGCGGCAGCAGAAACCGGGCTGCCGGTATGCCTGATGCACATGCAAGGGCAACCGAAAACGATGCAGGATGCGCCAAAGTATGCCGACGTGTTTGCTGATGTGAATCGCTTCTTTATTGAGCATATTGAACGTTGCGAACGTGCGGGTATCGCAAAAGAGAAATTGCTGCTCGACCCAGGGTTCGGTTTCGGTAAAAATCTCTCCCACAACTATGAGCTACTTGCGCGCTTATCAGAATTTCATCATTTCGGCCTGCCGCTGCTGGTGGGGATGTCAAGAAAGTCGATGATTGGGCAGTTACTGAACGTGGGGCCGGGTGAGCGTCTGAGCGGCAGCCTGGCCTGTGCGGTGATTGCGGCGATGCAAGGCGCACACATTATTCGCGTCCATGACGTCAAAGAAACAGTAGAAGCCATGCGTGTGGTGGAAGCCACACTGGCAGCGAAGGAAAACAAACGCTATGAGTAA
- the ftsH gene encoding ATP-dependent zinc metalloprotease FtsH, whose amino-acid sequence MAKNLILWLVIAVVLMSVFQSFGPSESNGRKVDYSTFLQEVNQDQVREARINGREINVTKKDSNRYTTYIPVNDPKLLDNLLTKNVKVVGEPPEEPSLLASIFISWFPMLLLIGVWIFFMRQMQGGGGKGAMSFGKSKARMLTEDQIKTTFADVAGCDEAKEEVGELVEYLREPSRFQKLGGKIPKGVLMVGPPGTGKTLLAKAIAGEAKVPFFTISGSDFVEMFVGVGASRVRDMFEQAKKAAPCIIFIDEIDAVGRQRGAGLGGGHDEREQTLNQMLVEMDGFEGNEGIIVIAATNRPDVLDPALLRPGRFDRQVVVGLPDVRGREQILKVHMRRVPLAPDIDAAIIARGTPGFSGADLANLVNEAALFAARGNKRVVSMVEFEKAKDKIMMGAERRSMVMTEAQKESTAYHEAGHAIIGRLVPEHDPVHKVTIIPRGRALGVTFFLPEGDAISASRQKLESQISTLYGGRLAEEIIYGAEHVSTGASNDIKVATNLARNMVTQWGFSDKLGPLLYAEEEGEVFLGRSVAKAKHMSDETARIIDQEVKALIERNYGRARQILNDNMDILHSMKDALMKYETIDAPQIDDLMARREVRPPAGWEDPGASNNSDNNGTPRAPRPVDEPRTPNPGNTMSEQLGDK is encoded by the coding sequence ATGGCGAAAAACCTAATACTCTGGCTGGTCATTGCCGTTGTGCTGATGTCAGTATTCCAGAGCTTTGGGCCCAGCGAGTCGAACGGCCGCAAGGTGGATTATTCTACCTTCCTGCAGGAGGTCAATCAGGACCAGGTTCGCGAAGCGCGTATCAACGGACGTGAGATCAACGTTACCAAGAAAGATAGTAACCGTTACACGACCTACATCCCGGTGAACGATCCTAAGCTGCTTGATAACCTTCTGACCAAAAACGTCAAAGTGGTTGGTGAGCCGCCTGAAGAACCAAGCCTGCTGGCTTCTATCTTCATCTCCTGGTTCCCGATGCTGCTTCTTATTGGCGTCTGGATCTTCTTCATGCGCCAGATGCAGGGCGGTGGTGGCAAAGGTGCCATGTCGTTCGGTAAGAGCAAGGCGCGCATGCTGACGGAAGACCAGATCAAGACCACATTTGCCGACGTCGCAGGCTGTGACGAAGCAAAAGAAGAGGTGGGCGAACTGGTCGAATACCTGCGTGAGCCGAGCCGTTTCCAGAAACTGGGCGGTAAGATCCCGAAAGGCGTTCTGATGGTAGGTCCTCCAGGGACCGGTAAAACCCTGCTGGCGAAAGCCATCGCGGGTGAAGCGAAGGTGCCGTTCTTTACTATTTCAGGTTCTGACTTCGTTGAAATGTTCGTGGGTGTCGGTGCATCTCGTGTGCGTGACATGTTCGAGCAGGCCAAGAAGGCAGCACCGTGCATTATCTTCATCGATGAAATCGACGCCGTAGGCCGCCAGCGTGGTGCGGGCCTGGGCGGTGGTCACGATGAACGTGAACAGACTCTGAACCAGATGCTGGTTGAGATGGACGGCTTCGAAGGTAACGAAGGTATTATCGTTATCGCGGCGACTAACCGTCCGGATGTCCTTGACCCCGCGTTGCTGCGTCCAGGCCGTTTCGACCGCCAGGTTGTGGTTGGTCTGCCGGATGTTCGTGGTCGTGAACAGATTCTGAAAGTCCACATGCGCCGCGTACCGCTGGCACCTGATATCGACGCGGCAATCATCGCGCGTGGTACTCCGGGCTTCTCCGGTGCGGATCTGGCGAACCTGGTCAACGAAGCGGCACTGTTTGCTGCTCGCGGCAACAAGCGCGTGGTGTCCATGGTGGAATTCGAAAAAGCGAAAGACAAAATCATGATGGGTGCGGAACGTCGCTCCATGGTGATGACGGAAGCGCAGAAAGAGTCCACGGCCTACCACGAAGCGGGTCACGCAATTATCGGTCGCCTGGTTCCGGAACACGATCCGGTACACAAAGTGACGATTATTCCACGTGGTCGTGCGCTGGGTGTGACCTTCTTCCTGCCTGAGGGCGACGCGATTAGCGCCAGCCGTCAGAAACTGGAAAGCCAGATTTCGACCCTGTACGGTGGCCGTCTGGCAGAAGAGATCATCTACGGTGCGGAACATGTTTCTACCGGTGCGTCGAACGACATTAAAGTCGCGACAAACCTGGCACGTAACATGGTGACTCAGTGGGGCTTCTCCGACAAACTCGGTCCACTGCTGTATGCAGAGGAAGAAGGCGAAGTATTCCTGGGCCGTTCTGTGGCGAAAGCGAAACATATGTCCGATGAGACGGCTCGTATCATCGATCAGGAAGTGAAAGCGCTGATTGAACGTAACTACGGTCGCGCACGTCAGATCCTGAACGACAATATGGACATTCTGCATTCAATGAAAGATGCGCTCATGAAATATGAGACCATCGATGCTCCACAGATTGACGACCTGATGGCTCGCCGCGAAGTGCGTCCGCCAGCAGGCTGGGAAGACCCAGGTGCTTCCAACAATTCTGACAACAATGGCACCCCGCGTGCGCCGCGTCCGGTTGATGAACCACGCACGCCGAATCCGGGCAACACCATGTCAGAACAGTTGGGCGACAAGTAA
- the rlmE gene encoding 23S rRNA (uridine(2552)-2'-O)-methyltransferase RlmE, which translates to MTGKKRSASSSRWLQEHFSDKYVQQAQKKGLRSRAWFKLDEIQQSDKLFKPGMTVVDLGAAPGGWSQYAVTQIGGTGRIIACDLLPMDPIVGVDFLQGDFRDELVLKALLERVGDSKVQVVMSDMAPNMCGTPAVDIPRAMYLVELALEMCRDVLAPGGSFVVKVFQGEGFEEYLKEIRSLFAKVKVRKPDSSRARSREVYIVATGRK; encoded by the coding sequence ATGACAGGTAAAAAGCGTTCTGCCAGCTCCAGCCGCTGGCTTCAGGAACACTTTAGCGATAAATATGTTCAACAGGCGCAGAAAAAAGGGTTGCGTTCCCGCGCCTGGTTTAAACTTGATGAAATACAGCAAAGTGACAAACTTTTTAAACCGGGCATGACGGTTGTCGACCTCGGTGCAGCACCTGGCGGATGGTCTCAGTATGCGGTCACGCAGATCGGCGGAACGGGGCGAATCATCGCATGCGATCTTCTACCAATGGATCCCATCGTCGGAGTCGACTTCCTTCAGGGCGATTTTCGTGATGAATTAGTGCTGAAAGCGTTACTTGAACGTGTGGGTGACAGTAAGGTCCAGGTTGTCATGTCAGATATGGCACCAAATATGTGTGGAACACCGGCGGTGGATATCCCCCGCGCCATGTATCTGGTGGAGCTAGCGTTAGAAATGTGTCGAGATGTACTAGCGCCTGGTGGTAGTTTTGTTGTGAAGGTGTTTCAGGGCGAAGGTTTCGAGGAGTACCTTAAGGAAATTCGCTCCCTGTTTGCGAAGGTCAAAGTTCGTAAGCCGGACTCTTCGCGGGCCCGTTCCCGTGAAGTGTATATTGTAGCGACCGGGCGAAAATGA
- the yhbY gene encoding ribosome assembly RNA-binding protein YhbY, which produces MNLSTKQKQHLKGLAHPLKPVVMLGNNGLTEGVLAEIEQALEHHELIKVKIASEDRDTKNLIVEAIVRETGACNVQVIGKTLVLYRPSKERKISLPR; this is translated from the coding sequence ATGAATCTGAGTACTAAACAAAAACAGCACCTTAAAGGTCTGGCACATCCGCTCAAGCCTGTAGTCATGCTTGGCAACAATGGTTTGACCGAAGGGGTGCTTGCCGAGATTGAACAAGCGCTGGAACACCACGAGCTGATCAAGGTGAAAATCGCCTCTGAAGACAGAGACACTAAAAACCTGATCGTGGAAGCCATCGTGCGTGAAACCGGTGCCTGTAATGTACAGGTCATCGGTAAAACGCTGGTGCTCTACCGCCCATCTAAAGAACGTAAAATCTCGCTGCCACGCTAA
- the greA gene encoding transcription elongation factor GreA, protein MQAIPMTLRGAEKLREELDFLKSVRRPEIIAAIADAREHGDLKENAEYHAAREQQGFCEGRIKDIEAKLSNAQVIDITKMPNNGRVIFGSTVTVLNLDNDEEQTYRIVGDDEADFKQNLISVNSPIARGLIGKEQDDVVTIRTPGGEVEYEIIKVEYL, encoded by the coding sequence ATGCAAGCTATTCCGATGACCTTACGTGGTGCCGAAAAACTGCGCGAAGAGCTGGATTTCCTGAAATCCGTACGTCGCCCTGAAATCATCGCCGCAATCGCGGATGCGCGTGAGCATGGCGACCTGAAAGAGAATGCTGAATACCACGCCGCGCGTGAGCAGCAGGGCTTCTGTGAAGGCCGTATCAAAGATATCGAAGCGAAGCTGTCCAATGCGCAGGTGATCGATATCACCAAAATGCCAAACAATGGCCGTGTGATCTTTGGTTCAACCGTGACGGTTCTGAACCTGGATAACGACGAAGAGCAGACGTATCGCATCGTGGGCGATGATGAAGCCGACTTCAAACAGAACCTGATCTCTGTGAATTCACCGATCGCGCGTGGCCTGATTGGCAAAGAACAGGACGATGTGGTTACCATCCGCACCCCTGGTGGTGAAGTGGAATACGAAATTATTAAGGTTGAGTACCTGTAA
- the dacB gene encoding serine-type D-Ala-D-Ala carboxypeptidase — translation MRFSSFIIGLTTSITFTVQAANVDEYINQLPAGANLALMVQKVGAQAPNIDYHSQQMALPASTQKVITALAALLQLGPDFRFTTTLETKGNVEDGELKGDLIARFGGDPTFKRQDIRNMVAVLKKSGVQKIDGNVLIDTSIFASHDKAPGWPWNDMTQCFSAPPAAAIVDRNCFSVSLYSAPKPNDLAFIRVASYYPVTMFSQVRTLAKGSPDAQYCELDVVPGDLNRYTLTGCLTQRADPLPLAFAIQDGAGYAGAILKDELKQAGITYTGSLLRQTQVNQPGTVIASKQSAPLHDLLKIMLKKSDNMIADTVFRMIGHARFGVPGTWRAGSDAVRQILRQQAGIDLGNTIAVDGSGLSRHNLISPATMMQVLQYIAQHDTELNFITMLPLAGHDGSLQYRAGLHAAGVDGKVSAKTGSLQGVYNLAGFITTASGQRMAFVQYLSGYAVEPADQRNRRIPLVRFESRLYKDIYQNN, via the coding sequence ATGCGATTTTCCAGTTTTATCATCGGATTGACTACCAGTATAACGTTCACCGTTCAGGCCGCGAATGTTGATGAATACATTAATCAGCTGCCTGCAGGCGCTAACCTTGCACTGATGGTGCAGAAGGTTGGTGCACAGGCACCCAATATTGACTATCACAGTCAACAAATGGCGCTGCCTGCCAGTACCCAGAAGGTGATCACTGCACTCGCCGCCCTGCTCCAGCTCGGGCCTGACTTCCGTTTTACCACGACCCTTGAAACCAAAGGTAACGTTGAAGACGGTGAACTGAAAGGCGATCTTATTGCCCGCTTCGGAGGGGACCCAACCTTTAAGCGCCAGGATATCCGTAACATGGTGGCGGTGCTTAAAAAATCCGGCGTGCAGAAGATCGATGGCAACGTGCTGATCGACACCTCCATTTTCGCCAGCCACGATAAAGCGCCAGGCTGGCCGTGGAACGACATGACGCAGTGCTTTAGCGCACCGCCAGCCGCCGCTATTGTTGACCGTAACTGCTTCTCCGTGTCGCTTTACAGCGCACCAAAACCTAATGATTTAGCGTTTATCCGCGTGGCCTCGTACTACCCGGTCACCATGTTTAGCCAGGTACGTACTCTGGCTAAAGGCTCCCCGGATGCGCAGTATTGCGAGCTGGATGTGGTTCCGGGCGATCTGAACCGCTATACGCTGACTGGCTGCCTGACGCAGCGTGCCGATCCGCTGCCGCTGGCTTTCGCCATTCAGGACGGTGCGGGCTATGCGGGTGCTATTCTTAAAGACGAACTCAAGCAGGCAGGAATTACTTATACCGGTTCGCTGCTGCGCCAGACGCAGGTTAATCAGCCTGGTACGGTGATCGCCAGCAAACAATCTGCGCCACTGCACGATTTGCTTAAGATAATGCTGAAAAAGTCTGACAACATGATTGCTGACACGGTGTTCCGCATGATTGGTCACGCGCGTTTCGGCGTTCCGGGAACCTGGCGTGCCGGCTCCGATGCTGTACGTCAGATCCTGCGTCAGCAGGCGGGGATCGATCTTGGCAATACCATCGCTGTCGATGGCTCCGGGTTATCGCGCCATAACCTGATTTCCCCGGCCACCATGATGCAGGTGCTGCAGTACATTGCCCAGCATGACACTGAGCTAAACTTTATTACCATGTTGCCGCTTGCCGGACACGATGGTTCGCTGCAGTACCGCGCGGGGCTTCACGCTGCAGGCGTTGATGGCAAAGTCTCAGCCAAAACAGGTTCACTGCAGGGTGTTTACAACCTTGCAGGCTTTATCACTACCGCCAGCGGGCAACGCATGGCGTTCGTGCAGTATCTTTCCGGCTATGCCGTCGAACCCGCTGACCAGCGTAATCGTCGAATTCCTCTGGTACGCTTCGAAAGCAGGCTATACAAGGACATCTACCAGAATAACTAG
- the pmrA gene encoding two-component system response regulator PmrA has product MKLLIVEDDLLLQEGLALALANEGYALDCAAAAAEADALIQSGEYSLVILDLGLPDKDGATLLSQWRRRGVDNPVLILTARDAIEDRINGLDSGADDYLVKPFALAELQARVRALIRRYQGHSDNLLTDGDITLNLQTQQVLRKSLPVEVTPKEFALLTRLIMRSGQTVHRETLQQDIYSWQDDPGSNTLEVHIHNLRRKLGKDRIKTVRGVGYRLESQK; this is encoded by the coding sequence ATGAAACTACTCATAGTTGAAGACGATCTGTTATTGCAGGAAGGGCTGGCGCTCGCGCTGGCGAATGAAGGATACGCCCTTGATTGCGCCGCCGCGGCGGCCGAGGCCGATGCGTTGATCCAGAGTGGCGAGTACAGTCTGGTGATCCTCGACTTAGGTTTACCCGATAAAGATGGTGCCACGCTGCTGAGCCAGTGGCGGCGTCGCGGCGTCGACAATCCGGTGCTGATCCTCACAGCGCGTGATGCCATTGAAGATCGCATTAACGGGCTGGATTCCGGTGCGGATGACTACCTGGTGAAACCCTTTGCCCTCGCAGAGCTGCAGGCACGCGTGCGGGCGCTGATCCGCCGCTATCAGGGGCACAGCGATAATTTGCTGACCGACGGCGATATCACGCTGAACCTGCAAACGCAGCAGGTGCTGCGTAAATCTCTGCCTGTTGAAGTCACGCCAAAGGAGTTTGCCCTGCTGACGCGGCTGATCATGCGTAGCGGGCAGACGGTGCACCGTGAAACGCTGCAACAGGATATCTACTCCTGGCAGGACGATCCGGGATCAAATACCCTGGAGGTTCACATTCATAATCTGCGCCGTAAGCTCGGCAAGGACAGAATTAAAACCGTACGCGGCGTGGGATATCGTCTGGAGAGCCAAAAATGA
- the pmrB gene encoding two-component system sensor histidine kinase PmrB, which translates to MNSMRRRLMVLLAVILLFFQLISVVWLWHESREQIGFLVNETLSAKARNNHVEKEIREAIASLLVPSLVMVGFTLFFSFWAVTWITRPLNKLRASLANRSADNLTPLPMYSDMEEIGAVTTSLNQLLARLDHTIQQERLFTADAAHELRTPLAGIRLHLELMAQSGSPQATALISRIDQLMHTVEQLLMLARAGQAMASGHYDTVTWTENIIAPLGLEHEAKEHTVIWPEKSPLTVQGDAVLLRLMLRNLLENAARYSPTGTTITVKLTEKDGGTQVSVIDQGPGIDEAHRQSITEPFRRLDQRYGGSGLGLSIVQRIVQLHHGNLTLENGAEGGLIASCWLPSTLG; encoded by the coding sequence ATGAACAGCATGCGTCGGCGATTGATGGTTCTGCTGGCGGTGATTCTGTTATTTTTTCAACTGATAAGCGTGGTCTGGCTGTGGCATGAGAGCCGCGAGCAAATTGGCTTTCTGGTAAATGAAACCCTGTCGGCCAAAGCACGTAACAACCATGTCGAGAAAGAGATCCGCGAGGCAATCGCCTCTCTGCTGGTTCCTTCTCTGGTGATGGTCGGTTTTACCCTGTTCTTCTCATTCTGGGCCGTCACGTGGATAACCCGGCCGCTCAACAAACTGCGAGCCAGTCTCGCTAACCGCTCAGCCGACAATCTCACGCCCCTGCCTATGTATTCTGACATGGAAGAGATTGGCGCGGTCACCACCTCGTTGAATCAACTGCTGGCTCGTCTGGATCATACCATCCAGCAGGAGCGCCTCTTCACCGCCGACGCCGCCCACGAGTTACGAACACCTCTCGCCGGGATCAGGCTGCACCTGGAATTAATGGCTCAGTCTGGCTCACCACAGGCTACGGCATTAATTAGCCGTATCGATCAACTGATGCATACCGTTGAGCAACTGCTGATGCTGGCGCGTGCCGGGCAAGCGATGGCAAGCGGACATTACGATACCGTCACCTGGACAGAGAACATCATTGCACCGCTGGGCCTTGAGCATGAAGCCAAAGAACACACGGTAATTTGGCCCGAAAAAAGCCCGCTAACGGTTCAGGGAGACGCGGTTCTGCTGCGCCTGATGCTGAGGAATCTGCTGGAGAACGCCGCACGCTACAGCCCGACAGGGACGACGATTACGGTGAAGCTGACGGAAAAGGACGGTGGCACTCAGGTCAGCGTGATTGATCAAGGGCCGGGTATCGATGAAGCCCATCGCCAGTCCATCACCGAACCGTTCCGTCGGCTTGACCAGCGCTACGGAGGGAGCGGCCTGGGGCTGAGTATTGTGCAGCGCATCGTTCAGCTCCATCATGGCAACTTAACGCTGGAGAATGGCGCTGAGGGCGGCTTAATCGCCAGTTGCTGGTTGCCGTCAACGTTAGGCTAA
- the cgtA gene encoding Obg family GTPase CgtA has protein sequence MKFVDEATILVVAGDGGNGCVSFRREKYIPRGGPDGGDGGDGGDVWLEADENLNTLIDYRFEKSFRAERGQNGQSRDCTGKRGKDVTIKVPVGTRVIDQGTGETMGDMTKHGQRLMVAKGGWHGLGNSRFKSSVNRTPRQKTMGTPGDKRDLQLELMLLADVGMLGMPNAGKSTFIRAVSAAKPKVADYPFTTLVPSLGVVRMDNEKSFVVADIPGLIEGAAEGAGLGIRFLKHLERCRVLLHLIDIDPIDGSDPVENARIIIGELEKYSEKLADKPRWLVFNKIDLMDKAEAEAKAKAIAEAMGWEDKYYLISAASQVGVKDLCWDVMTFIIENPVVQAEEAKQPEKVEFMWDDYHRQQLEELEAEEDDEDWDDDWDEDDEEGVEFIYKH, from the coding sequence ATGAAGTTTGTTGATGAAGCGACGATCCTGGTCGTGGCAGGTGATGGCGGCAATGGTTGCGTGAGCTTCCGCCGTGAAAAATATATTCCTCGTGGCGGTCCTGACGGCGGTGACGGTGGAGATGGCGGCGATGTGTGGCTGGAGGCGGATGAAAACCTCAACACGCTGATCGACTACCGTTTCGAAAAATCGTTCCGCGCTGAGCGTGGGCAAAACGGCCAGAGCCGCGACTGTACCGGTAAACGCGGTAAAGATGTGACCATCAAGGTGCCAGTGGGTACGCGTGTCATCGATCAGGGCACTGGCGAAACCATGGGTGACATGACCAAACACGGTCAACGCCTGATGGTGGCAAAAGGCGGCTGGCACGGTCTGGGCAACAGCCGTTTCAAATCTTCCGTTAACCGTACTCCGCGTCAGAAAACCATGGGGACGCCAGGCGATAAACGCGACCTGCAACTGGAGCTGATGCTGCTGGCCGACGTCGGTATGCTGGGCATGCCAAATGCCGGTAAATCAACGTTTATTCGTGCTGTATCCGCAGCCAAGCCAAAAGTAGCGGATTATCCGTTTACCACGCTGGTGCCGAGCCTGGGCGTTGTCCGTATGGATAATGAAAAGAGCTTCGTGGTTGCTGATATCCCAGGGCTGATTGAAGGCGCAGCGGAAGGTGCCGGTCTGGGGATTCGCTTCCTGAAACACCTTGAGCGTTGCCGCGTCTTGCTGCACCTCATCGATATCGATCCTATCGACGGTTCCGATCCGGTTGAAAACGCCCGTATCATCATCGGCGAGCTGGAAAAATACAGCGAAAAACTGGCGGATAAACCGCGCTGGCTGGTCTTTAACAAGATCGACCTGATGGATAAAGCAGAAGCCGAAGCAAAAGCCAAAGCGATTGCCGAAGCGATGGGTTGGGAAGATAAATATTACCTGATCTCTGCTGCAAGCCAGGTTGGCGTGAAAGACCTCTGTTGGGATGTGATGACCTTTATCATCGAGAACCCCGTTGTTCAGGCGGAAGAGGCGAAACAGCCTGAAAAAGTCGAATTCATGTGGGATGACTACCACCGTCAACAGCTCGAAGAGCTGGAAGCGGAAGAAGATGATGAAGACTGGGACGATGACTGGGATGAAGACGACGAAGAAGGCGTCGAATTCATCTACAAGCATTAA